Proteins from one Mobula birostris isolate sMobBir1 chromosome 10, sMobBir1.hap1, whole genome shotgun sequence genomic window:
- the LOC140204143 gene encoding transmembrane protein 47-like: MAVDEVRVVRPFKLIALICVFVALSLDVVALLSPAWVTAQRSSLSLWDDCKQTMAGWYCESVLHTDWQIATLVLLLAGGSFTLIAFLFAVISLCKGAHKRCYRTISVMLFISVVLQVCALALYPIKFIDANTLRTYHEFNWGYGIAWGGTIFMLGAAILYCLNTDTYEEEYY, from the exons ATGGCTGTGGATGAAGTGCGCGTAGTTCGCCCCTTTAAGTTGATCGCCCTGATTTGCGTCTTTGTCGCGTTGAGCCTGGACGTGGTTGCTTTGCTGAGTCCAGCTTGGGTCACGGCTCAGCGGTCCTCGCTTTCGCTCTGGGATGACTGCAAACAAACCATGGCTGGATGGTACTGCGAGTCTGTTCTTCACACAG ACTGGCAGATCGCTACACTGGTGCTACTACTTGCTGGAGGATCATTCACTCTCATTGCATTTCTCTTTGCTGTGATCTCACTTTGCAAGGGTGCTCACAAACGCTGTTACAGAACAATATCTGTAATGCTGTTCATTTCAG TTGTTTTGCAGGTTTGTGCCCTGGCTTTGTATCCTATCAAGTTCATTGATGCCAACACACTGAGGACATACCATGAGTTCAACTGGGGCTATGGCATTGCCTGGGGTGGAACCATCTTTATGCTTGGAGCAGCTATACTCTATTGCCTGAATACAGACACCTATGAGGAAGAGTATTATTAG